The genomic region AACGCGCGATCATCGCCTCGATCGGCGCGGGCGAGGGCTTGCCCGCGCCGCCGACGATCGTCGCGAAGCGGCCGGTGATGCCGACCGCGTCGAGCAGCAGCCGCGCGAGGCGCTCCGCCTTGTTCGTCACCAGCGCGATCGTCACGTCCAGCCCCGCCAGCGCGTCCAGCATCGGCAGCGCGCCCGGAAAAGGCATGGTATGGATCGCGATGTTGGCCGCATAGAAATCGATCATCACCGGATAGAGCCGGTCGAGCATCGATTCGTCACCTCCGCCGGTCGCCGCCAGCGCGAGCGACAGCATATGCCGCCCGCCGCCGCCGATCATCGGCCGCACGCGATCGACCGGCAGCGGCGCGCGCCCTTCAGTCGCCAGCGCGTGATTCACCGCCGCGGCAAGGTCCGCGCTCGTATCGAGCAGCGTGCCGTCGAGATCGAACCCGACGATCGTGAACGGAAAAACATTCATCGGTCATGCGCCAGACAGCAGGGCTATGGAAATGGCAAGCCTCCAATGCGAAAGCACTCCGCATGAACGACAGACCGATTGCCGCCATCATCCTCGCCGCCGGCAATGGCACGCGGATGAAATCCGATCTGCATAAGGTGCTTCATCCGCTCGCCGGGCGGCCGATGCTGCTGCACCTGCTGTCGAGCGTCGCCGCGCTGGAGCCGGCGCGCACCGTTGTGGTGGTCGGTGCGCGGCGCGAGCAGGTGGAGGCGGCGGTCGCGCCGGTCGGCGCGGAGGTGGTGCATCAGGCGGAGCAACTCGGCACCGGCCATGCCGTGCATCAGGCGGAGTACGCACTCGCCGGATTCGCGGGGGACGTGCTGATCCTCTATGGCGACGTGCCGCTCGTGTCCGCCGATACGATGCGGCGGATGCTGGAGCGGCTCCACGCCCCGGATGCGCCGGCGATGGTGGTGCTCGGCTTCCGTCCGGTCGATCCCGCCGCTTACGGCCGGGTGATCGCGGACGGCGACGGGCATATCGTGAAGATGGTCGAGTATAAGGACGCATCGCCTGAGGAATGCGCCGTAAATCTCTGTAACTCTGGCCTGATGGCGGTACGGAGCGAGGATCTGTTCGGCCTGCTGGCGCGCGTCGGCAATGACAATGCCGCGGGCGAATTCTATCTGCCCGATATCGTGATGCTCGCCGCCGCCGATGGCCGCCCCTCGGCGGTGATCGAGACAGGCGAGGCGGAAGTCGCCGGCGTCAACAGCCGCGCTGAACTGGCCATGGTGGAGCGCGCGTGGCAGGCGCGCCGCCGCGCGCAGGCGATGGCCGATGGCGCCACGCTGATCGCGCCGGAGACGGTGTGGTTCTCGCACGACACCTCGCTCGGCCGCGACGTGACGATCGAGCCGAACGTGGTGTTCGGCCCCGGCGTCACCGTGGCGGACGGCGCGACGATCCACGCCTTCAGCCATCTGGAAGGGGCGAGCGTCGGCGCAAGCTGCTCGGTCGGCCCTTATGCGCGCTTGCGGCCCGGCGCGGTGATGCAGGCGAAATCGCGCGTCGGCAATTTCGTCGAGATGAAGAAGGCGGTACTTGGCGAGGGCGCCAAGGCAAACCATCTGACCTATCTCGGCGATGCCGAGGTGGGTGCCGGCGCGAACATTGGCGCCGGAACGATTACATGCAATTATGATGGTTTCTTCAAATATCAGACGAAGATTGGTGCGGGGGCCTTCATCGGCTCCAACTCCGCCTTGGTCGCGCCGGTGACGATCGGCGACGGGGCGATCGTCGGCGCGGGCGCGGTGGTGACGCGCGACGTGAGCGCCGATGCATTGGCGCTCGTCCGGCCGGCGCAGGAGGAGAAAGCCGGCTGGGCCGCCCGTTTCCGCGAGATGATGACGGCGCGCAAGAAAGCCGCCAGATAAGCACCTGAACCGAACCTTTCCCGAACTTTTCGAAAGACAGAGCAGTATGTGCGGCATCGTAGGCATTCTTGGCACCGCGGACGTGGCGGACCGGCTGCTCGAAGGGCTGAAGCGGCTGGAATATCGCGGCTATGACTCGGCCGGCATCGCCACCGTCCATGACGGCGTGATCGACCGCCGCCGCGCCTCGGGCAAGCTGGTCAATCTCGCGCGCGAGCTGGCCGCCAATCCGCTGCCCGGCGACGTCGGCATCGCGCATACCCGCTGGGCGACGCACGGCGGCCCGACCACCAACAACGCCCATCCGCACGCGACCGAGCATGTCGCGGTGGTCCACAATGGAATCATCGAGAATTTCAAACCCCTGCGCGAGGAACTTATCGCGCGGGGGCGGGTGTTCACCAGCGAGACCGATACCGAGGTGGTCGCGCATCTGGTGAGCGAGCAGGTCGAGGCGGGCCTTGCCCCGGCGGCGGCGGTCAGCGCGGTGCTGCCGCGTCTCCACGGCGCGTTCGCGCTGGCGATCCTGTTCCGCGACCACCCCGAGCTGCTGATCGGCGCGCGGCTCGGCTCGCCGCTGGTGGTGGGGCATGGCGACGGCGAGACCTATCTCGGCTCCGACGCGCTCGCGCTCGCGCCGCTCACCCAGCGCATCGCCTATCTGGAGGAGGGCGACTGGGTGGTCTGCACCCGCGAGGGCGCGCAGGTGTTCGATCGCGACGACAATCCGGTCGAGCGGCCGATCACCATCTCCGGCGTCACCGGCGCGCTGATCGACAAGGGCAACCACCGCCACTTCATGCAGAAGGAGATCTACGAGCAGCCGATCGTCGTCGCCCAGACGCTGCGCGCCTATCTCCAGCGCATGGAGGATCGCGTCACGCTGCCGATCCCCGACTATGACCTGTCGTCGATCAAGCGCGTCATGATCGTCGCCTGCGGCACCAGCTTCTATGCCGGGATGGTCGCGAAATACTGGTTCGAGCAGTTCGCGCGCGTGCCGGTCGACCTCGATGTCGCCTCCGAGTTCCGGTATCGCGCGCCGGTGATGGAGCCGGGCGGGCTGATGATCGTCATCAGCCAGTCGGGCGAGACGGCGGACACGCTCGCCGCGCTGCGCCACGCCCGCAGCGAGGGGCAGACGATCGCGGCGGTGGTCAATGTGCCGACCAGCTCGATGGCGCGCGAGGCGGACCTGCTGCTCCCGACGCACGCCGGGCCGGAGATCGGCGTCGCCTCGACCAAGGCGTTCACCTGTCAGCTCGCGGTGCTGGCCGCGCTCGCCGCCAATCTCGCGCGGGCGAAGGGCAGGCTGTCGCCGGCCGACGAGAAGGCGATCGTCAAGCATCTGTCGGAAGCACCGGCCGCGCTCAACGCCGCGCTCGCCTATGACGAGGCGATCGAGGCGATGGCGGGGGCGGTCGCCGGCGCGCGCGACGTGCTCTATCTCGGGCGCGGGACGGATTATCCGCTGGCGCTGGAAGGTGCGCTGAAACTGAAGGAAATCAGCTATATCCACGCGGAAGGTTACGCGGCGGGCGAGATGAAGCACGGCCCGATCGCGTTGATCGACGAGAATGTGCCGGTGATCGTCATCGCGCCGAGCGGCCCGTTGTTCGACAAGACCGTCAGCAACATGCAGGAGGTGCAGGCGCGCGGCGGCAAGGTGGTGCTCATCAGCGACTATGACGGCGTGGAGGCGGCGGGCGAAGGCTGCCTCGCGACGATCACCATGCCCAAGGTCCACCCGCTGATCGCGCCCCTGGTCTATGCGGTGCCGGTGCAACTGCTCGCCTATCACGTCGCGGTGGCGAAGGGCACGGACGTCGATCAGCCGCGCAACCTCGCGAAATCGGTGACGGTGGAGTGATCGCGCGGCCGGGGAGGTGACCGCCTTTCCGGCGCAACCCCCTTGCCCCGCGCTCCGGGCGTTGCCATCGGCTTGGCGATGACTGCCAGGATCGACATGGGATTCGACGGAGCGGGAGCCTCCGTCGAGCTAGACCTCGAGGAGCTGCTGGCGACGCGCCTGCTCGTCCAGGGCAATTCCGGCTCGGGCAAGTCGCACCTGCTGCGCCGCCTGCTCGAAGGCAGCGCGGGGCTGGTCCAGCAGGTCATCATCGATCCCGAGGGCGATTTCGTCTCGCTCGCCGATGCGTTCAGCCATATCGCGGTGGACGCGGCGCACTACAGCTTCGCGGAAATCGAGCGGCTCGCCGCCCGCGCGCGCGAGCATCGCGCCTCGGTGGTGCTCAATCTGGAGGGGCTGGAGGTCGACGACCAGCTCCGCTGCGCCGCCGCCTTCCTCGCCACCTTGTTCGAGGCGCCGAGGGAGCAATGGTTTCCCATATTGGTCGTGGTCGACGAGGCGCAGCTCTTCGCGCCGGCCGCCGCCGGGGAAGTGGGCGAGGAAGCGCGCCGCGCCTCGCTGGCGGCGATGACCAACCTGATGTGCCGTGGCCGCAAGCGCGGGCTGGCCGGGGTGATCGCCACCCAGCGCCTCGCCAAGCTCGCCAAGAATGTCGCGGCGGAAGCGTCCAATTTCCTGATGGGGCGCACCTTCCTTGACATCGACATGGCCCGCGCCGCCGATCTGCTCGGCATGGAGCGGCGGCAGGCGGACCAGATCCGCGATCTCGCGCGCGGCGAGTTTCTCGCGCTCGGCCCGGCGATCACGCGGCGCCCGATCAAGGTGCGGATCGGCAGCGTGACGACGGCGGCGCGCAACGTCGGCCCCAGGCTGACGCCACTGCCGGAAGCCGACGCGGACGGCCTGCGCGAGCGGCTGTTCACCGCCGACGAGACGGATGCGCCGCCGCCGATCCCCGTGCCGTCGCCGCCGAGCTTCTCCGAGCTGATGCAAAGCGCGGCCACGCCGCCGCCGGCGGCCGTGCCCGACATGCCCGTGCTCGACGAGGCCGAGCAGGCGGCGGTGCGCGGCGCCGTGCTGGCGGAAATGGCGGGGGAGGATGCGCGCGTGCCGCTGCCGCAATCCTATCAGGATTATCAGGTGCGCTGCCGGATGCGCGGCGTCACGGCGGACGAGCCGCTGGATCATTTCCGCCGCCAATATGGGATGGCCCGCGCCGGCCTGAACCCGGAGCAGGACTGGGATGACGTGCTGGCGCTGGCGGAGGCGCTGCCGGAGGAGATGTTCGCGCCCTTCCTCGGGCTGGCGCGCGCGGCGCGGTTTGGAGAGGAATGCCCCGACAACGGGACGCTCGCCGCGCTCTACCAGACCGCCTCGCCGAGCCGGGCGCGGCGGATGCTCGACTTCATCGAGGAGAAGGGGCTGATCGTGGTGCGCGTCGATATGCTCGGCAAACGCTCCGTCAGCCTGCCGCATCTGGGCTGGACGACGGAGCCGGCGATGCCCGAGCCGTCCCGCGCGCGCACGCCGCCGCGCCGCACGGCCGGCGCACGGCGGCGGGCCTGAACGCACGCTCCCCGATTGCGGCGGGCTGGAGAAAACTCCATAGCTGCCTCATCATAATTCGAACGGGGAGACGAACATGAAGTCACTGGTGATGACGACGGGCGCGCTGCTGCTGGCGCAGACCGCGATGGCGCAGACCCCGACGCTCAGGCCCGATCAGCAGGCGTTCCGTGCGATCTATCAGGAGTTGGTTGAAACCGACACGAGCATCACCAGCGGAAGCTGCACCGATCTCGCGGCGAAGATCGGCGCGCGCTTCAAGGCGGCGGGCTTCAGCGACAGCCAGATCACCTATTTCTCCGTGCCCGAGCATCCCAGGGACGGCGGCGTCGTCATCGTTTATCCGGGCACGTCGCAGGCGGTGAAGCCGATGCTGCTGCTCGGCCATATCGACGTGGTGACGGCCAAGCGCGAGGACTGGACGCGCGATCCGTACAAGATGATCGAGGAGAACGGCTTCTTCTATGGTCGCGGCACCGCCGACATGAAGGCGATGGACGCGATCTGGATCGACACGCTGCTGCGCTTCAAGGCGAGCAACTACAATTCGAAGCGCACGGTGAAGCTGGCGCTGACCTGCGGCGAGGAGACGACCGGCGCGTTCGACGGCGCGGAATGGCTCGCCAAGAACAAGCCGGACCTTATCGCCGCCGAGTTCGCGCTGAACGAGGGCGGCGGCGGCCGTGCCGGGCCGGACGGCAAGCCGATCGTCATGTCGCTCCACGTCGGCGAGAAGATCGTCCAGAACTACCGGATCGAGGCGACCAATCCGGGCGGACACAGCTCGATCCCGATCCGCGACAATGCGATCTACGAACTGGCCGACGCGCTGGTGAAGATCCGCGACTACGAGTTCCGCACGCAGGTGAACGACACCACCCGCGCCTATTTCGCCAAGTCCGGCGCGGCGCGAAAGGACGAGATCGGCGCGGCGATGCTCGCGGTTTCGAAGAACCCGGCGGACACGGCGGCGGTGGCGATCCTCAACAAGGATCGTTCCTATCACTCGATGCTGCGCACCACCTGCGTCGCGACCCTGCTCGACGGCGGCCATGCCAACAACGCGCTGCCGCAGCGCGCGGGCGCCAACATCAACTGCCGCATCTTCCCCGGCAATGACGTGGAAGCGATCCGCGCCGAGCTGGAGAAGGTGATCGGCGATCCCAGGATGAAGGTGACGCTGACGCCGCCGATCCGCCCGGCCGCCGTGCCGCCGACGCTCGATCCCAGGATCGTCGGCCCGGCCGAGAAGCTGGTCGCCAAATATTATCCCGGCGTGCCGCTGGTGCCGACCATGTCGACCGGGGGCACCGACGGCATCTATCTGGAGACGATCGGCATCCCGTCCTATGGCCCGCCGGGTCTCTACAACGATCCCGAGAGCGGGGCGCATGGCCTGAACGAGCGGATGCGGGTCGACGCGGTCTATAAGGGGCGCGACTTCCTGTTCGACCTCGTCAAGGATTATGCCGGCTGATGTGAACGCATCGCCCCGCCGGAAACGACCGGCGGGGAGTGGCGTCGCCCCGCCGGTCGTGGGATGGCGCGGGCGATGACACCGCTGACTCGCCGCGATATCTTCGCCCAGGCCTGGCCGATCATCCTCGGTCAGGTGCTGGTGCCGCTGGTCGGGGTGGTCGATACCACGGTGATCGGGCGCACCGGGAACGCCGCGACGCTGGCGGGGGTCGCGCTGGGCGTGACCACCGTCAACCTGATCTTCTGGACCTTCGGCTTCCTGCGCATGGGCGTGACCGGCCTCACCGCGCAGACGCTCGGCGCCGGCGGCGGGGAGGAATTGCGCGCCTTGCTGCTGCGGGCGTTGCTGCTCGGGCTGGGGCTGGGCATCGCGCTGCTGGCGCTGTCGCCGGCGATCGTGCCGCTCGCGCTTTCGCTGATGCAGGTGCCCGCGTCGGCGGCGGAGGCCGCGCACGGCTTCACCACCGCGCGCTTCGCCGGGGCGCCCGCCGCACTTGGCTTCTACGTCCTCAACGGGTGGCTGCTCGGGCTGGGCCGGACGCGGCTGGCGCTGGCGTGTCAGGTGGCGTTCAACGGCGTCAACATCGCGCTAGACGTGCTGCTGGTCGCCGGCTTCGGCCTTGGCGCATGGGGCGCGGGAATCGGGACGTCGATCGCCGAATGGGTCGCGCTGGCGAGCGGCCTATGGGCGGCGCGGCATGTGCTGGGGCCGGGCTGGTGGCGGATCGGGCGGCGCGCGACATTCGCGCCGGGCGCGTTCCGACGGCTGCTTTCGGTCAACGCCGACATCATGATCCGCACGGTGGCGCTGCTGTTGCTGTTCACCTGGTTCGCGCGCGCCGGGGCGCGGCTGGGCGCGGTGCCGCTCGCCGCCAATCATGTGCTGATGCAGTTCGTCAGCGTCAGCGCCTTCGTCCTCGACGGTTTCGCCTTCACGGCGGAGGCGCGCGTCGGGGCGGCGACCGGCGCGGGATCGCGCGCGGCGTTGCTGCGGGCGGCGCGGCTGACGGGGGAGTTCTCGCTGGCCGGAGGACTGGTCTTCGCCGGCGTCATTGCCGCGACTGGACCGTGGCTGATCGCGCTCGTCACGCACGATCCGGCGGTGCAGCGACAGGCGCTGGCGATGCTGCCCTATTGCGCGCTGGTGCCGCTGTTGGGGATGCCGAGCTGGCTGCTCGACGGCATCTTCATCGGCGCGACGCGTGGGCGCATCTTGCGCAACGCGGCGCTCGTTTCGGTGGCGCTCTATCTAGTGACCGACACGATGCTGCGCGGGTGGGGCGATATCGGCGTGTGGATCGCGCTGCTGGCGAGCTACCTCTATCGCGCGGCCGCGCTGGGCGTGGCGCTGCCCCGGCTGGTCAGGAGCGTGGAAGCGGCGTAGCTCACTTCGCCTTCTGGTCGGGCAGCCGCGTCTTCCCCCAGAACCCCTCGGGCATCTCTGTATATTTCTCCAGCCCGGCGCGATGGATGGCGAGATCGGATTCGCGTTGCGCCGCTGTCAGCACCTTGTCCTCGTCCACCGTCAGCACCTTGCGATCACGCATCAGCACCCGGCCGTCGACCAATACGGTCGAGACGTCCTCGCCATTGGCGTAATAGACGATGCGATAGACCGGCATGTTCATCGGCGTCAGGTGCGGCTTGAACCAGTCGACCAGGATGACGTCGGCCTTCTTGCCCGGTTCGAGCGAGCCGATCTCCTTCTCCAACCCCAGCGCCTTGGCGGCGTCGATCGTCGCCATTTCCAGCACCTTGCCGGCGGGCAGCACCTTGGCGTCGTGGAAGTAGAACCGGTGATAGCGCGTCGCCTGGAACATGTGGCGGAACATGTCGAAGCTGCGATCCGGCGCGACACCGTCCGAGCCGAGCATGACGACTGCCCCGGCGTCGATCAGCTCGGTCGTCGGATTGCGGCCGTACATGGAGAAGACCGCGCTGGGATTGTGCGAGATGCGCGTGCCGGTGGAGGCGATCAGCCTGATCTCCTCGTCGGTCAGGCTGGTGGCGTGCGAGAAGATCGCGTCCGGGCCGAGCAGGCCGAGCACGTCATTGGCATATTTCACCGTGCCGCGCGTGTGGCCGTCCTGCAGGAACAGGACATGGTAGCGTTTCGACAGGTCGCGCGCGGCGTGGGCCTCGCGCTTCACCTCGTCCAGCGCGGCGCCTTCCAGTTTCTGGTCCGGGCTGATCGTCGGGAACACCACCGCCATCTTCACCCGGCCGTCCGCCGCGCCGTTCCATTTGCGGATCAGTGTTTCCGACACCGCCATCTGCTTGTCGAACGGCACCGCGACGTCATGGTGCGCCGTGCCGTTCCATTCGGTGAAGGAGCTGGGATAAGGGCCGCGACGCGGGCCGACGCCGAGAAACCAGCGGACGCCGATATCCTTGACGCCGTCGAGATAGGCGTCGCCGTATTTGGGGTCGTCCACACGATAGACGTCCGCGCCACCGCCGAAGAAGTTGACCGAGGTGGTGACACCGAATTTCAGCCGCTCCAGCCCGGCGAGCATCGCGTCGGCGCGCCAGAAATCCGGCGTGGAGCCGTGCGCGTACATGCGCTCGGCGATATCGTTCCAGTCGTCGCTGTCGGCGCCGAGCGACTTGAGCAGTTCGTGGCCGGCATGACCGTGGCCGTCGATCAGCCCCGGCATCACGATCTTGCGGCGCGCGTCGATCACCTCGCGCGGGTGGAAGCGCGCCTTCAGCTCGGCGGTGGTGCCGACGGCGGCGATGCGATTGCCGACGATCGCCACCGCGCCGTCCTCGATCACCCGCCGCGCCGGGTCCATGGTGATGACGGTGCCGTCCGCGATCAGGATATCGGCCGGTTCGGGCGCGGCCGCGCCGGCCGGGGCGTGGAGCGCGAGCAGCGCGGCGGCGAGAGGAAATGCCCTGATCGAGCGGCGAACGTCGTCCATTTCCATCTCCCCCCATCGCCTTGCCCGCTCGATAGGCCGCTATTCCATCATCCGAAAATTAAATGTCTGCATGGCTTTTATCGCGAACCGCAATGGAAGGGCAGGGGCCGATCACTCAATCCTGGCTTCGGCCCAGCGCGGTGATCGTCGGCCAGTCGCCGTCAAGCTCCACGCGGGCGCGGATGCCATAGACGGTTTCGAGGTTGGCGGGAGTCAGCACCTCGCCCGGCGTGCCTTCGGCGATCAGCGTGCCGCGATCGATCAGGAGCAGCCGGTCGCAGTAGCGCGCCGCCATGGTGAGATCGTGGAGCACCGCGATCACGGCCGCCCCGCCGCGCGCCTCGGCGCGGAGCAGTTCCATCACGTCGATCTGGTGACCGGGATCGAGGCTGGCGAGCGGCTCGTCGGCGATCAGCGCGGGCGCCTCCACCGCCAGCGCGCGCGCCAGCAGCACGCGCGCGCGCTCGCCGCCGGAAAGATTGGTGGCGAGGCGATCGCGCAGCGGCAGCACGTCGGTGCGCGCCATCGCCCGCTCGATCGCGGCCTTATCGGCATCACGGATGCGCGACATCGGCCCGAGGTGCGGCAGCCGGCCCAGCCCGACCAGCCGCTCCACCGACAGTGGCCAGTGCAGCGTCTGCCCCTGCGGCAGATAGGCGATGCGCCGCGCCAGCGCCGGGCGCGGGATCGCGGCGATATCCTCGCCGTCCAGCGTTATCCGGCCGCCACGCGGCACCAGCGCGAGCATCGCGCGGGCGAGCGTCGATTTGCCCGCGCCGTTCGGGCCGACGATGCCGGTCAGCTCGCCCGGCACGAACGTGGTGCTCACCTCGCGCACGACCGCGCGGCGCCCGAGCGTGACGCCGATCTGTTCGAGACGGATGCTCACCACAGCCGCCGCTCCCGCATGAGATGGACGAGGAAGACGGGCACGCCGAGGAAGGCGGTGACGACGCCGAGTTTCAGCTCGTTGCTGGTATCGATCAGCCGCACCGCGAGATCGGCGAAGGTGAGCAGCGCCGCGCCGCCGATCGCCGAGGGGACGAGGATCGCGGACGGGCTGCGATCGGTCAGCGGGCGCACGAGATGCGGCACGATCAGCCCGATGAAGCCGATCGCGCCCGACACCGCCACCGCGCCGCCCACGCCGATCGCGGTGCCGGCGAGCAGGCGCAGCCGGGTGCGGCGCAGGTCCACGCCGAGCGTCTGCGCGCCGTCCTCGCCCAGCGTCAGCGCGTCGAGCGCGCGGCCGTCCCACAACAGCAGCGCCATGCCGGCCGCGATGCACGGAAGCGCGATCCATAGATGCTCGAACGAGCGGTTCTCAAGGCTGCCGAGCAGCCATGTCATGATCTCCATCGCCGCGAACGGATTGGGCGAGAGGTTGAGCGCAAGGCTGACCCCGGCGGTCGCCAGCGTGCCGATGGCGATGCCGGCGAGGATCAGGGTGAGCGGGCTTTCGGAACGTCCGGCAAGGATGAACAGCGGCGCCAGCGCGAGCATCGCGCACGATACGGCGAGCAGCGGCAGCATCACCGGATGCAGCCCGGCCAGCCCGAAATAGATCGCGGCGACCGCTCCCAGCGACGCCGCGTTCGACGTGCCCAGCACCGAAGGCTCGGCGAGCGGATTGCGCAGATAGCCTTGCAAAGCCGCACCGGCGAGGCCGAGCATCGCGCCGACCGCGAGGCCCAGCAGGGTGCGCGGCATCCTGAGATCGAACAGGATGGTGGTGGCGATCGGATCGCCGTGACCCGCGAAGGCCGCGATCATGCGCGGCAGCGACAGGCCGACCGTTCCCAGCAGCAGCGAGCCGGTCGCCGCGAGCAGGGTGAAGGCGAGCAGGCCGGCGATCAGCAACGGGCGGGACGGCGTCATGCGGCGCACCCGTTGCGCTTGCCGGCGGCGGGGAGTCGGTTATGGAAGCGCTCATGCTGCGATACAGGCTTCTCGCGCTTGCCCTGCCGCTGGCCGCGTTGGGCGGCGCCGCGCTCCATGCGGCGACGGCGGCCGGTTCCGCGCCCGTGGTCAGGCCGAAGCGGATCGTCTCGCTCAACCTGTGCGCGGACCAGCTCATCCTCGCGCTCGCCGATCGCGATCAGATCGCCGGGCTGACGCGCAGCGCCACCGATGTGGAAATGTCGGGCGAGGCGGCGCGCGCGCGCGGGTTGCCGCTCCTCTCCAATTCGGCCGAGCAGATACTGGCGATCGACCCCGATCTGGTCATCGGCATGCCCGCGCGGGGCAGCGCCGCGATGGCGGCGCTCAAGGGGCATCATTACCATATGCTCGATCTGGAGATCGCCGATACGCTCGACGGCGTCTATGCGTCGATCCGCCAGACCGCCGCCGCTGTGGGCCATCCGGAACGCGGCGAGGTGCTCATCGCGCGCATGGAGCGCGACCTCGCGCGGATCGGCCGGCCGGGCAGGGGCAAGGTCGCGGCTTACTATCAGCGGCGCGGCTTCATGACGGGGACCGGCACGCTGATCGACGAACTGATGCGCCGCGTCGGGCTGGTGAACCTCGCGACGAAGCTCCACAAGCCGGCGCTGGCGCGGGTGAGCCTGGAGGAGATGGTCGCCGCGCGGCCCGATTTCCTGATCGTCGAAAGCGCCACCGATCGCGTCACCGATCAGGGCACGGAGATGCTGCATCATCCGGCGCTCGCCGGCATCCCGCGCATCAGCGTGCCGGAGGCGTGGACGGTCTGCGGCGCTCCGGCCTATGTCCTCGCGGCGAAGCGGATCGCGGAGCAGATCGAACGCCGCTAGGACCGCGCGGCATTCGATTCCGGCGTCCCGCGAATGGCGCTTTCGCATGCTTCCGGCGCTCCCGCCGGCGCACCGGCGTTCCGCCCGCCGAACCGGCGCTACGCCAGCATCGGGATCGTCGCCGGTGCGGAGCTTCATTGCCGTCTCCCGCCGATCAGAACGTCACGCGCACGCCGCCATAGGCCGCGCGGCCGGGCGCGTTGTACGTGAACACCTCCTGATATTTCCGGTCGAGCAGGTTCTCCACGCGACCGAAGACCTGGACATGCGCGCCGATGTCGTAGCTCGCGTTGAAATTGACGAGCGTATAGGCCTTCAGGTCCACCAGCAGGCGCGAATAGTCGGAATTGAAGGCATAATCGCGCTGGCGGCCGTTGTAGCGGACGGTCAGCGTGGCGGTCAGCGGCAGGGACTTCGGCGCATAGGTGGCGTTGAACGAGGCGACGTCCTTCGGCCGGCGGACCGCCTGGCCGGTGATCGGCACCGGGAACTGGAAGCT from Sphingomonas sp. CL5.1 harbors:
- a CDS encoding amidohydrolase family protein, which translates into the protein MDDVRRSIRAFPLAAALLALHAPAGAAAPEPADILIADGTVITMDPARRVIEDGAVAIVGNRIAAVGTTAELKARFHPREVIDARRKIVMPGLIDGHGHAGHELLKSLGADSDDWNDIAERMYAHGSTPDFWRADAMLAGLERLKFGVTTSVNFFGGGADVYRVDDPKYGDAYLDGVKDIGVRWFLGVGPRRGPYPSSFTEWNGTAHHDVAVPFDKQMAVSETLIRKWNGAADGRVKMAVVFPTISPDQKLEGAALDEVKREAHAARDLSKRYHVLFLQDGHTRGTVKYANDVLGLLGPDAIFSHATSLTDEEIRLIASTGTRISHNPSAVFSMYGRNPTTELIDAGAVVMLGSDGVAPDRSFDMFRHMFQATRYHRFYFHDAKVLPAGKVLEMATIDAAKALGLEKEIGSLEPGKKADVILVDWFKPHLTPMNMPVYRIVYYANGEDVSTVLVDGRVLMRDRKVLTVDEDKVLTAAQRESDLAIHRAGLEKYTEMPEGFWGKTRLPDQKAK
- a CDS encoding ABC transporter ATP-binding protein, giving the protein MVSIRLEQIGVTLGRRAVVREVSTTFVPGELTGIVGPNGAGKSTLARAMLALVPRGGRITLDGEDIAAIPRPALARRIAYLPQGQTLHWPLSVERLVGLGRLPHLGPMSRIRDADKAAIERAMARTDVLPLRDRLATNLSGGERARVLLARALAVEAPALIADEPLASLDPGHQIDVMELLRAEARGGAAVIAVLHDLTMAARYCDRLLLIDRGTLIAEGTPGEVLTPANLETVYGIRARVELDGDWPTITALGRSQD
- a CDS encoding iron ABC transporter permease codes for the protein MTPSRPLLIAGLLAFTLLAATGSLLLGTVGLSLPRMIAAFAGHGDPIATTILFDLRMPRTLLGLAVGAMLGLAGAALQGYLRNPLAEPSVLGTSNAASLGAVAAIYFGLAGLHPVMLPLLAVSCAMLALAPLFILAGRSESPLTLILAGIAIGTLATAGVSLALNLSPNPFAAMEIMTWLLGSLENRSFEHLWIALPCIAAGMALLLWDGRALDALTLGEDGAQTLGVDLRRTRLRLLAGTAIGVGGAVAVSGAIGFIGLIVPHLVRPLTDRSPSAILVPSAIGGAALLTFADLAVRLIDTSNELKLGVVTAFLGVPVFLVHLMRERRLW
- a CDS encoding ABC transporter substrate-binding protein — translated: MLRYRLLALALPLAALGGAALHAATAAGSAPVVRPKRIVSLNLCADQLILALADRDQIAGLTRSATDVEMSGEAARARGLPLLSNSAEQILAIDPDLVIGMPARGSAAMAALKGHHYHMLDLEIADTLDGVYASIRQTAAAVGHPERGEVLIARMERDLARIGRPGRGKVAAYYQRRGFMTGTGTLIDELMRRVGLVNLATKLHKPALARVSLEEMVAARPDFLIVESATDRVTDQGTEMLHHPALAGIPRISVPEAWTVCGAPAYVLAAKRIAEQIERR